The stretch of DNA TCGCCCGGCCGTGACACAGCGAAAAGCGGGCTGCGCAGGGCGGCGATGCTGCAGGCGCTGGCCGCCGCCTTCTGGATTCCGCAAGCCGGCTTGCTGGCCGTCTCGCTCGGCCGCATCGCCGATGGCGGCGGATTGCATGACGTTCTCTGGCCCGCCCTCGGTATCCTCGCCCTCGGATTTGCAAGAAGCTGCCTCGATGCGGCTGGCGGCCGCCTGGCTTTTCAAGCCGCCCGCACCGAACTCAGCCGCAGGCGGCAGATCGCCGCCATGGCGCTTTCCGTGTCGTCGCCGGTCGATCGCGACCGATCTGCCTCCGGCAAAGCCGCAAGCGTGCTTGGCGAACAGGCCGAACTGATCGTGCCTTACCTCGCCCGTTTCCAGTCGGCACGCATGAAGGCGAGCCTCGTGCCGCTTATCATCCTTGCCTTCATCCTGCCGGTCTCCTGGATCGCCGCGCTGGTTCTGCTGTTTGCCGCGCCGCTGATCCCCATCTTCATGGCGCTGATCGGCTGGCGCGCCCAGGCGGCCAGCGAAAGGCAACTCGTCGCCACCGGCGGCCTCAATGGCTTCCTGCTCGATCGGCTGCGCGGACTGGCGACCATCCGTGCGCTCGACGCGGTGGATGCAACGGCACTGCGCCTGCGGTCGGAGGCGGAGTCGCTGCGTGTGCGCACCATGGCGGTGCTGAAGATCGCCTTTCTGTCCTCGGCGGTGCTTGAGCTTTTCGCCGCGCTCGGCGTGGCGATGATTGCCGTCTATGTCGGCTTCAGCCTGCTCGGCGAGATCCGCTTCGGCACTTGGCTAGGTCGGCTCGACCTGACCGAGGGACTGTTCATCCTGCTGCTCGCACCGGCCTTCTTCGATCCCCTGCGCGAACTCTCGGCCGTCTGGCATGATCGGGCGGCCGGCGAAGCGGCGCTGAAAGCCCTGGACGCCCTCGCTGCCGGCGGCCTGTCCATCCGAGGAGCAGCCGAAGTCGCGCCAACAGCATCTGCCATCGTCGAAGCGCCGGCCATTCGTATTGAGAATGTCGATTTCCGTTACGACGCCGCCGCGCGGTTGATCCTTGACGATTTCAACCTCGATATCGCGGCCGGCGAACATCTGGCGCTTCTTGGCGCCAGTGGTTCCGGCAAGTCGACGCTTCTTTCGCTGATTTCAGGACTGGTGCCCTGCACCGCTGGCCGCATCGTCATCGGCGGCATCGAACTTGCGGATGACAGCGCCCAAGCCTTGCGCGTTGGCATGGCATGGATCGGCCAGAGACCGCATATTTTCGCTGGCACCATCGCCGGCAATATTGCGCTCGGCAGGCCCGGTATCCTGCGCAGCGACATGACGGATGCGCTCGACGCCGCCAGGCTCGGAAAAGTCGCCGCCTATGGCAACCGGCCGCTCGGCGAAGGCGGGATCGGGCTTTCCGGCGGCGAGGCGCTGCGGCTTGCGATCGCGCGGGCGGCCTGCAATCCGCATCTCCGAATCATCCTGGCCGACGAGCCGACTGCGCATCTCGACGCAGCCACCGCCGCCGAGGTGACCGACAGCCTGCTTTCGCTCGCCAGGGGCCGCACTTTGCTCGTTGCGACCCACGATCCGCTGCTTGCCGCCCGCATGCATCGCGCCATGCGCATCGATGCCGACATCTTCATGAGGGAGGCCGCCGAATGAGCGGATTTGCTGCAGACCTCAAGCCGATCCTGCGTCTGTTCCTTGCCGAGCGCCGGCGTGCGCTGCTGCTTGGCGCAGCACTTTCGGCAGCGACGGTGACAGCCGGCATCGCCCTGCTTGGCCTGTCCGGCTGGTTCATCACCGCCACCTCGCTCGCCGGGCTTTCGGCCGCTACCGCCATCACCTTCGACGTCTTTGCGCCCTCAGCCGGCATTCGCCTGCTCGCCATCATCCGTACGGCCGCGCGCTACGGCGAAAGGCTGGCGACCCATGACGCAACGCTCGGCGTGCTCGCCGCCCTGCGCGAAAGGCTGTTTCGCGGCTTTGCCGAACAGGGTGCGGCTCGCACCCTGTTGCATCGTCCCGCAAAGCTGCTTTTCCGGCTGACGGCCGATATCGATGCGCTCGATTCCCTCTACCTGCGCATCCTCGTGCCGGCTGCAGTCGCGATCGGTGCAGCCCTGGCGGCAAGCGTGGTGCTGGGGCTGATGCATCCCCTGTTCGGTCTGTGCTTCGGCCTTTTTCTCGCCGGTGCCGGCCTCGGCCTGCCACTGATCGCCGGGCGGGCGGCGCGCAAACATGCCCGCCGACGTGCCCATGGCATCGAGGCGCTGCGGTCGCGAACGATCGATCTCGTTGCCGGCCAGACCGATCTGCTGATGGCCGGCCGCCTTGCCGCGCAGACAGGTACCATCGCTGCGGCCGACGCCTACTCGGCCCTCGCCGACGACCGGCTGAACCGTATCGAAACCGGCCTGACATTCGGCTTCGGCCTTGTCTCGACCCTGCTGCTGACGGCATCGCTGCTTGCCGTTGCGGCGCTTGCGGAAACGAAGGTGATTATCGCTCCTGTCGCCGCACTCGGCCTGCTCGTCGCCTTTGCGGCAGTCGAACCCTTCACGGCGCTGCGCCGCGGTGCCCTGGAGCTCGGCAGGACGCTGCTTGCGGCAAGGCGCATCGCGCCGCGGCTTGCCGTCGCGGCGGCACCCGAACCATTGGCAGTGCCGTTGCCGGGATGCGTTTTTTCGCTGGCGAAGGTGTCAGCCTTCCATGAAAACTCCACCGTGCCGGCGCTCGAGGATATCGAACTCACGCTTCAACCGGGCGAACGCCTCGCCGTCATCGGTAGCAGCGGCGCCGGCAAGTCGAGCCTGCTTGCCCTCCTTTCCGGGGAATTGCCGGCAAGGACGGGAAGCGTTGCCGCGATGGCGGCGACGCTGCTGACACAACGGACGGAGCTTTTCGAGGACAGCCTGCGCGGCAACCTGCTCCTTGCAAACCCGGATGCAAACGAGGCCCGTCTTCGCGAAGCGCTCGCGGCCGCCGGGCTGCTTGCCGATATCGAGGCCATGCCGCGGGGGATCGATACCCGGCTCGGCGAAGGCGGGCTTGGCCTTTCCGGTGGCCAGTCGCGCCGGCTGGCGCTTGCCCGGCTCTTCTTGCGCGACACGCCGCTCTGGCTGCTCGACGAGCCGACCGAGGGCCTCGATGGTGTCACTGCCCGCGACGTGCTCGCCCGTCTTTCCGCGATGGCGGCGGGCCGCTCGCTGGTGATCGCCACGCATATCCGCCGCGAGGCTGCGATTGCCGACCGCATCGCCGTCATCGAAGGCGGTCGCATCACAGAAATTTCGCGCCGCGGAGAGGCGGCGTTCGAAATGGCGCTCGACCGGCTTCGGCCGGACTGAGCGAGCCGCATGCCCTGAGCGCTGATCGGCGCTGAGGAACGCTTGTATCCCGTGGGACCGTGGGAGAAAGACAATGGAACTAGATATCGTAGCACTTTCGCGCTTCCAATTTGCGCTGACGGCGCTTTACCACTTTCTGTTCGTGCCCTTGACGCTCGGCCTGTCCGTGCTCTTGGCGATCATGGAAACCGTTTATGTCATGACCGGCCGCCAGATCTGGCGGCAGATGACGAAATTCTGGGGCACGCTGTTCGGCATCAATTTCGTGATCGGTGTCGCCACCGGCATCGTCATGGAATTCCAGTTCGGCATGAACTGGAGCTATTACAGCTATTATGTCGGCGACATCTTTGGCGCGCCGCTGGCGATCGAAGGCCTGATGGCCTTCTTCCTCGAAGCGACCTTCGTCGGGCTGTTCTTCTTCGGCTGGGACAAACTGTCGAAGGTCGGCCATCTGGTCGCCACCTGGGCGGTGGCGCTCGGCTCGAACTTTTCCGCGCTCTGGATCCTGATCGCCAATGGCTGGATGCAGAATCCCGTCGGCTCGGCGCTCAATCCGCAGACGATGCGCATGGAGATCACAAGCTTCTTCGACGTGGTCTTCAACCCGGTTGCCCAGGCGAAATTCGTCCATACGGTATCGGCAGGTTACGTCTGCGCCTCGATCTTCGTGCTCGGCGTTTCTGCCTGGTATATCCTCAAAGGCCGGCATATCGAACTTGCCAAGCGCTCGATGACGGTCGCCGCCTCCTTCGGCCTCGCATCGGCACTATCAGTCGTCGTGCTTGGCGACGAGAGCGGTTATCTCGCCACCGAGAACCAGAAGATGAAGCTCGCGGCAATCGAGGGCATGTGGAAGACGGAACCGGCGCCGGCGGCCTTCACCGCCTTTGGCTTCCCCGACCAGGAGGCGCGCGAAACGCATTTTGCCGTGCACCTTCCCTGGGTCATGGGCCTGATCGGCACGCGCTCGCTGACGACCGAAATCCCCGGCATCGACAAGCTCGAACAGCAGGCCGAAACCCGCATTCGGGGCGGGATCAAGGCTTACGACGCGCTGATGCAGATCCGTTCGGCACCGACACAGGACCAGGTTGCGCAGGAAGTGCGCAACTCCTTCGAGGATCTCGGCCATGATCTCGGCTACGCTCTTCTGCTGAAGCGTTACGTCGACGATCCGCGCCAGGCGACTGACGAGCAGATCGTTCACGCTGCGCGTGATACGATCCCGCACGTACCGACGCTCTTCTGGTCCTTCCGCATCATGGTTGGCCTCGGTATCTTCTTCATCCTGCTGACCGTCACCTTCTTCTGGCTGTCGGCGCGCCGCCATCTCGACAAATATCCGCTGCTTCTGAAGGTTGCCGTGCTGGCGATCCCCCTGCCCTGGGTCGCCATCGAACTCGGCTGGGTGGTCGCCGAGTTTGGCCGCCAGCCCTGGGTGATCGAAGGCGTTCTGCCGACAGCCGCTGCCGTCTCCAGCCTCGGCGCCGGCACCGTGCTTCTGACCATCATCGGCTTTGCGGCACTCTACACGACGCTGATCGTCATCGAGATGGGCCTGATGATCAAGGCAATCAAGCAAGGGCCGGAGCCGGACGACGAGCCGGAAGCGGTTCTGATTTCCGAAACCCTCGTCCCGGCCGCGGAGTGACCTGCCATGATCCTTCACGAACTCATCGACTATGAAACCCTGCGTCTCATCTGGTGGCTGCTGCTCGGCGTATTGCTGATCGCCTTTGCGACGACAGGCGGTTTCGATCTCGGCGTCGGCACGCTGCTGCCTTTCGTTGCCCGGACCGATACGGAACGGCGCGTGGCGATCAACACCATCGGCGCCACCTGGGAAGGTAACCAGGTCTGGCTGATCCTCGGCGGCGGCGCCATCTTCGCCGCTTGGCCGCCGCTTTATGCGGTCTCCTTCTCGGGCTTCTATCTGGCGATGTTCGCGATCCTCTTCGCGCTCATCCTGCGTCCGGTCGGTTTCAAATATCGTTCGAAGCGGGAAAGCACCAATTGGCGTAATGGCTGGGACTGGGCACTCTTCGTCGGCGGCTTCGTGCCGTCGCTGATCTTCGGCGTCGCCGTCGGCAATGTGCTGCAGGGCGTGCCTTTCCGCTTTGCCGACGATATGCGGATCTTCTACGAAGGTTCGTTCTTCGCCCTGCTCAACCCCTATGCGCTGCTCTGCGGCCTGCTTTCCCTGGCTATGCTGACGATGCATGGTGCGGCTTGGCTGGTGTTGAAGTCGAGTGGCTCGGTTGCCGAGCGTGCCAGACGCTATGGCAGCATCGCCGCCCTTGGTGTCATCGTGCTTTTCGCGCTCGGCGGCCTCTTCCTGTGGATCGGCGTCGGTGGCTATCGCATCACCAGCGAGATCAGCCCGATCGGTCCCTCCAATCCGCTGCTGAAGACCGTGGCGCTGGAGAAAGGCGCGTGGCTTGCCAATTACGCCGCTCATTCATGGATGATCACCGCACCCGTCCTCGGCTTCGTCGGCGCTGCACTGGCCTTCATTGCCATGCGGGCAAGGCGCGAGGTCATGACGCTACTCTTCAGCAAGGTCGCGATCTTCGGGATCATTTCGACGGTCGGGCTGTCGATGTTCCCATTCATCCTGCCCTCCTCGCTCGATCCGCGATCGAGCCTGACGGTCTGGGATGCATCCTCCAGCCACATGACGCTGTTCATCATGCTTGTAGTGACGGTGATCTTCCTGCCGATCATCTTCGCCTACACAGCCTGGGTCTACAAGGTTCTGTGGGGCAAGATCGATGAGAAGTCCGTCACCGACAAGAACAGCCACGCCTACTGAGCGGTTCAGCAGAACCGCTCTAACCTTTGTTTTTACGCAATTCCGGACGGAAAACCGCTTCGCAGTTTTCCTGGAATTGCTCTGAGGGAGATGAAACGATGTGGTATTTCGCATGGATCCTCGGCCTGCCGCTGGCCGCCGCCTTCGCCGTCCTCAACGCCATGTGGTATGAGCTGATGGACGACGCAGCCAGGAACAAAGCGTCCGAGCCGCGCAAGTAGAAAAACAAAGGGCGCGGTTCAGGCCGCGCCCTCTCGCTAGCTTCAGCCTTCCAGCCACTTCACCTGATCGGGTGTCAGCTTGATGTCGAGCGCCGAGAGACTGTCTTCCAGTTCGGCGACGGTGCGCGGCCCGATCAGCGGAATGACCGGGAAAGGCTGGGCGATCACGTAGGCGAGCGCGATGTGGATCGGATTGCGGCCGAGCTTGTTGGCAAGCTCGATGGCGCGGTCGCGGCGTCCGAAGTTACGCTCGGAATACCAGACCCTGACGATCTCCTCATCATCCCGCTTGTCGCGGCCGGCGCGGTCGGTAAAGAAGCCACGGCCCTGGCTCGACCAGGCAAAGTTCGGGATCTGCTTCTCGTTCAGCCATTTTTTCCAGTCGTCATCGGAAGCGGCAACGCAGCCGGCCCAGATCGGGTCGAGCATCTCGGCGAGCGAGAAGTTGTTAGAAAGCGCTGCCGGCGCCGTCTTGCCGGTCTTTTCGGCATAGGCGATCGCTTCGTCGAAGCGGGTCCGCGTCCAGTTCGAGCCACCGAATATGCCGCGGATGCGTCCACGCTTGACCTCGGCATCCATGGCATCGACGAACTCGCCGACGGGCACGTCGGTATTGTCGCGATGCATGAAATAGATGTCGACATAGTCAGTCTTCAGCCTCGAAAGCGTCTGGTCGAGCTGCTTTGCGATCATATCGGGATAGCAGAGCGGCGAGTGGGCACCCTTGCCGATCAGCACGATCTCCTCGCGCGGCACCTTGCGGCTCGTGTGCCAGTCGCCGAAGATCGCTTCCGTCTTGCCGCCGCCATAGACATAGGCCGTGTCGAAGGCATTGCCGCCGGCCTCGTAGAAGGCGTCGAGCGTCAGCGAGGCAGAGGCGAAGTTCGGGAAGAACTCGAAGCCGAGTGTGACGACCGAGGCCGGCTTGGAAATGCCGGGGATCTGACGCTGCGGAACGCCGTTGCCACGCGCGACCGTGCCGCCGGCAATGTTTGCCGTGCGCTTGCTGGCTTTCTCAACGCCGTATTCAAGACCGACCGAGGCGCGCCACTGGTCGAGTACACGCAAGTTTCCGATCGAATCTGCCCAGCTCATGCCGGGAGAGCTGAATTCGGTTCTGCCGGCACGGATGGCGTCGCCGGCCGCGTCCGCCTCGAAGGAATAGAGCCAGCGGTCTTCCCTCAGTTCGACGGTTTCTCGGCTGCCGCCCTTGAAGATCTCGATCTTGCCGACGCCGCCCTTGTGGCCGGAGGCAAACCAGAAGTCCTGGACCTCGATTCGGCCTTCAGAGCCGATGATGCGCAGTACATTGTCCTGCTGCGCCATGATCGAGCAGGAGACTTCGGCGATGATCTCGTTCGGGAATTTGAGCACGGCAGATGCCCATTCATCGACGCCGCTTTCTCCGAGATGGGCGACGCCCGAAACCTTCTCCGGTTCGAGAAAGGCCTTGCCCTCTGCGGCGCCTGATATCAGTCTGGCCATCGAGACCGGATAACCGCCGACATCGAGAATACCGCCGCCGGCGGTATCGTTGGCGAAAAGCCGGTGTTCCGGCTTGTAGCTGCCCATATTGAAGCCGAAGCTCGAGCGGATGATCCGAACGGTGCCGATGACGCCGCTTTTGACGAGCTCGACCAGCTTTTGCGTCTGCGGATGCACGCGATACATGAAGGCCTCGCCGGCAAAGACGCCGGCTTTTTTTGCCTCGTAATAAACCGCTTCGGCATCATAGGCCGAGAGGGCGATCGGCTTTTCCACCAGGATGTGCTTGCCGGCGCGTGCCGCCTTGATTGCCCATTCGGCGTGGCCGGTGTGAGGGACGGCGATATAGATCGCATCGATCTCCTTGTCGGAGAGCAGCGCCTCATAGCCGTCGACGATGCGGGCGCCGGAGAAACCATCGGCAAGGCCCGGCTTTGCCGGATTGCGGGTAGCAATCGCTACCAGCTTTCCTGTGCGAGAATGGGCGACGCCGTCTGCAAAAGTGCGGGCGATGGTGCCGGGGCCGATGATGCCCCAGCGGATCGGTTGATCTGAAGTCATGGAAAATCCTCTTTCGTCTTTCTGTCCTGGGATTTCAGTTTAGCGAAGCCGCTTGCCGGCGCCGTCGAAAAGGAATGTGCGGCTGGCGGGAAGGCCGACTGTCAGCGTTTCGCGATTGCCGGCGACGCGCGATTCCGGCCGCTCGATGATCAGTTGCTCGGGGCCGATGGTGGCGTAGATGTAGCTGGTATTGCCAAGATGTTCGGCGACGTCGATGGTAACGGTGAGGTCGGCATCGCCCGTGCCCGCATCGACGAAATGTTCGGGACGGATGCCGAGCGTCACCTTTGCGCCGGCTTCGATGGGATCGGCGACCGGCAGCGTCAGACGGGTATTGGCATCGCTTTCCAACGCAATCACCGCCCTGCCCGGCTGCGTCTCAACCACCACGGCCTTGAGGAAATTCATCTTCGGCGAGCCGACGAAACCGGCGACGAACTGGTTGGCGGGATCGTCGTAAAGATCGAGCGGTGCGCCGATCTGCTCGATATTGCCGGCGCGCAGCACGACGATCCTGTCGGCGAGCGTCATCGCTTCCGTCTGATCATGGGTGACGTAGATCATCGTCGTGCCGAGCTTCTTGTGCAGTCTAGATATCTCGACGCGCATCTGCACGCGCAGTTCGGCGTCGAGGTTCGACAAAGGTTCGTCGAACAGGAAGACCTGGGGTTCGCGGACGATGGCGCGGCCGATCGCGACACGCTGGCGCTGACCGCCGGAAAGCTGCTTTGGCCGGCGCTTCATCAGTTCGGTGATCTGCAGGATCTCGGCGACATGGCGCACGCGCCGCTCGGTGTCGGCTTTCGGATTGCCGTTCATGCGCAGGCCGAAGCTCAAATTTTCCTCGACCGTCAGGTGCGGATAGAGCGCATAGGACTGGAAGACCATGGCGATGCCGCGGTCGGCCGGCTCGACGTCGTTGACGACCCGGCCGCCGATCTGAAGCTCGCCTGATGTAATGTCCTCGAGGCCGGCGATCATCCTGAGCAGCGTGGACTTGCCGCAGCCGGAGGGGCCGACGAAGACGACGAATTCGCCGTCCTTCACCTCCAGATTTGCGCCATGGATGATCTCAAAGCCGCCGAAGCGCTTGACGATGTTGCTGAGTGAAAGCTCTGCCATGCAGCCTCCCGATTATTTGCCCGATTATTTGATTGCGCCGGCCGCGATGCCGGCGATGAAATGGCGCTGAAGAGCCACGAAGATGACGAGGATCGGCGCCGTCAGCAGCACCGCGCCGGCCATGATGCCGCCCCAGGAGACCTTGGTGAGGCCGATCAGCGTTCCCAATGCCACCGGCGCCGTCATCATCCCCGGTCTGGAATTGATCAGCAGCGGCCAGAGGTAATTGTTCCACGAGTGCAGGAACAGAATGATCGCCAATGCCGCCATGGTCGGGCGCGCCAGCGGCAAGGCGATGCGCAGGAAGATCTGCCATTCCTTGACGCCCTCGACTCGGGCCGCATCAAAGAGCTCGCCCGGCATCATTGAGAAGGATTGCCGCATGAACAGCACCCCGAGCGAATTGAACAGCGGCGGCACGATCAGCGCCACCCAGGTGTTTGCCAGCTTGAACTCGCGCGCCACCATGATGAATTGCGGGATGACGACCACGGAGAACGGAAGCGTGATCGTGCCGAGGATGATGGCGATGACGACGGAGCGGCCGACGAAACGGTAACGCGCCAGCGCCCAGCCGGCCATCGAGGTCAGCAGCACCGAGAGCACTGTATAGATGAGCGCCACGCCGATGGAGATCACCATCGCGCCGATGAAATCGGTATCGGCCTGCAGGTTTTTGAAATTCTCGACGAAGTTGGTCGACGGCCAGAGCACGATGTCAGGACTGAAGATGCCGTTGTCGGGCATGGTCGAAAAGACGAACATCATCCAGAGCGGAAACAGCCAGATCAGCGCCAGCGGCGCCAGTGCGGCATGCAACGCGATCTGGCGCAGCAGAAGGGATTGCGATTTGGATTTCATTTCGGATCCCTCCCGACCCAGAGATTGAAAAGCGAGATCGCCACGGCAAGGGCGGCCATCGTATAGGCGATCGCCGAGGCATAGCCGAAGTTCAGCGAGGTGAAGCCCTGGCGATAAAGCAGCAGGCCGAGCGTCTCGGTGCCGCCGCCAGGACCGCCGCGATTGGTGATCAGGAAGGGCTCGGCGAACAGCTGCATGGTGCCGATCACCGAGAGCACCACGCAGAAGAGGATGATCGGTTTGAGGAGTGGCAGGGTGATGTGGAAGAACTGCTGGACCTTGCTCACCCGATCGAGCGTCGCAGCCTCGTAGACATCATCGGGAATCGACTGCAGGCCGGCGAGGATGATGATGGCGTTGTAGCCGGCCCAGCGCCATGTGACGGCAAGGATGATCAGCGCCATGGCGGCATTTGCATTGTCGAACCAGGAGACCGGGCTGAGACCAACAGCCGAGATCAGCTTGTTGATGATGCCGAAATCGAGGCTGAACATCAGCCGGAAGACGGCAGCGTAGGCGACCTCGCCGACGACGACAGGCGCAAAGAAGGCGAAGCGGAAGAGCGGCCGGGCTTTCAGCAGCGGCGAATTGAGCAGCACGGCCATGACTGTCGCAAGCGCGATCATCACAGGCACCTGGATCACCAAGATGATCAGCGTATTGTAGAGAGCGTTGTAGAAAGCCGGGTCATAGAAGAGCCGGCCCCAATTGGCTTGGAAACTGAATTTCCACGGATTGATTCGCGTGTTCTGAAACGAAATCAGGAACGAATTGATGATCGGCCAGACCCAGAAGGTGGCAAAGACCAGCAGATAGGGGGCGAGGAACGCATAGGCGCTCCGGGTTCTGAACGGCATCAAGCCTCCTCCTCACGAACGAATGACCGGCTGCTTTGCAAGCCGGGGGGAAACCGGGCGCCTGAAGCGCCCGGCATCGTCATTCATTGCGCGATCGGAAGGCCGGTCGCCGAAGCAATCTGCTTGGCGGCATCGTCGAGAGCCGCCTTTGCATCGGGATAGCCGCCAGCGAAGAACTTCGTCTGCGTCGCCTTGAAGATGGCTTCGGCATCGCTCTGGAAGGCGGTGCCGCGGCTCGGCACGATCTTGGGCAGTGTCGCCAGAATATCGGCCCAGACCTTCTGGCCGCCCCAATAGGGCTGCGGCTCGTTGACGAAGGGATCCTTCTCGGCCGAAAGCAGCGACGGGACCAGACCGAATTCCTTCAGCATGGTGATCTGGCCCTCATCCGTGCCGAGGGCGTAGTTGACGAATTTCCAGGCGGCTTCCTTATTCGCGGATGTCGCCGAAATGGCGAGCGACGAACCGCCGAGATTGGCCGCATGCGGGCCATCGGCCGTCAGGCTCGGCATTCTGTAGACGCCCCACTTGCCCTTCAGATCGGGCGAGGTCGAGCGCACGGTGCCCTCGTACCAGCCGCCATACAGCTGGCTTGCGGCCTTGCCGGCGGTATTGGCCTGGATCTTTTCGTCCCAGTTTGCTGCCGTCAGCGTGCCGGCATCCTTCATTTCCTTCACCTTTTGCAGCGAGGCGACGCAGGCCGGCTGGTTGATGGTGATATTCTGGCCGTCGGTCGAGTAATAGCCGCAGCCCTGTTCGTTGGCGATCATGCGAAACCATTCGCTGTCGCCGTTGAAGTCGGCCTGGGCCATGACGACGCCGGGATTGGCGGCGGAAATCTTCTTGCCGGCGGCGATGAAATCGTCCCAGGTGCTGATCGTGCTCGGATCGACGCCGGCCTTTTCGTAGAGATCGCGGCGGTAGAAGACGGCGACGGGGCCGGAATCCCACGGCATGGCGTAAGCGACATCGCCGACCTCGAGCTCGGTGCGCTTGAAGTCAGGGAATTTCGCCTGGATATCGGCCGTGTAGCCGAGCTCCTTCAGATTGGCGAAGCAATCCGGGAAACGGCTCCAGAAGATTTCAGCCTCGAAATTCTCGATGCTGACAATGTCGGGCAAGCCATCGCCGCCGGCAGCGCAGGCAGCGAGCGTCTTGTCGAAGACCTGGCTGTTGCCGAGGTCCTCGACGGTGATCTTGATATCGGGAAACTGCTTGTTGAAGCCTGGAAGCGTGGACTTCAATGCCGATGCAGCGACATTCCAGCTCCAGATGGTGAGATTGGCCGGCTGCGCGAATGCGGAGCCGGAAGCAA from Rhizobium sp. WSM4643 encodes:
- the cydD gene encoding thiol reductant ABC exporter subunit CydD, with product MGTAFFDARDRSEARPRDGGAVSPGRDTAKSGLRRAAMLQALAAAFWIPQAGLLAVSLGRIADGGGLHDVLWPALGILALGFARSCLDAAGGRLAFQAARTELSRRRQIAAMALSVSSPVDRDRSASGKAASVLGEQAELIVPYLARFQSARMKASLVPLIILAFILPVSWIAALVLLFAAPLIPIFMALIGWRAQAASERQLVATGGLNGFLLDRLRGLATIRALDAVDATALRLRSEAESLRVRTMAVLKIAFLSSAVLELFAALGVAMIAVYVGFSLLGEIRFGTWLGRLDLTEGLFILLLAPAFFDPLRELSAVWHDRAAGEAALKALDALAAGGLSIRGAAEVAPTASAIVEAPAIRIENVDFRYDAAARLILDDFNLDIAAGEHLALLGASGSGKSTLLSLISGLVPCTAGRIVIGGIELADDSAQALRVGMAWIGQRPHIFAGTIAGNIALGRPGILRSDMTDALDAARLGKVAAYGNRPLGEGGIGLSGGEALRLAIARAACNPHLRIILADEPTAHLDAATAAEVTDSLLSLARGRTLLVATHDPLLAARMHRAMRIDADIFMREAAE
- a CDS encoding amino acid ABC transporter ATP-binding/permease protein, giving the protein MSGFAADLKPILRLFLAERRRALLLGAALSAATVTAGIALLGLSGWFITATSLAGLSAATAITFDVFAPSAGIRLLAIIRTAARYGERLATHDATLGVLAALRERLFRGFAEQGAARTLLHRPAKLLFRLTADIDALDSLYLRILVPAAVAIGAALAASVVLGLMHPLFGLCFGLFLAGAGLGLPLIAGRAARKHARRRAHGIEALRSRTIDLVAGQTDLLMAGRLAAQTGTIAAADAYSALADDRLNRIETGLTFGFGLVSTLLLTASLLAVAALAETKVIIAPVAALGLLVAFAAVEPFTALRRGALELGRTLLAARRIAPRLAVAAAPEPLAVPLPGCVFSLAKVSAFHENSTVPALEDIELTLQPGERLAVIGSSGAGKSSLLALLSGELPARTGSVAAMAATLLTQRTELFEDSLRGNLLLANPDANEARLREALAAAGLLADIEAMPRGIDTRLGEGGLGLSGGQSRRLALARLFLRDTPLWLLDEPTEGLDGVTARDVLARLSAMAAGRSLVIATHIRREAAIADRIAVIEGGRITEISRRGEAAFEMALDRLRPD
- a CDS encoding cytochrome ubiquinol oxidase subunit I; the protein is MELDIVALSRFQFALTALYHFLFVPLTLGLSVLLAIMETVYVMTGRQIWRQMTKFWGTLFGINFVIGVATGIVMEFQFGMNWSYYSYYVGDIFGAPLAIEGLMAFFLEATFVGLFFFGWDKLSKVGHLVATWAVALGSNFSALWILIANGWMQNPVGSALNPQTMRMEITSFFDVVFNPVAQAKFVHTVSAGYVCASIFVLGVSAWYILKGRHIELAKRSMTVAASFGLASALSVVVLGDESGYLATENQKMKLAAIEGMWKTEPAPAAFTAFGFPDQEARETHFAVHLPWVMGLIGTRSLTTEIPGIDKLEQQAETRIRGGIKAYDALMQIRSAPTQDQVAQEVRNSFEDLGHDLGYALLLKRYVDDPRQATDEQIVHAARDTIPHVPTLFWSFRIMVGLGIFFILLTVTFFWLSARRHLDKYPLLLKVAVLAIPLPWVAIELGWVVAEFGRQPWVIEGVLPTAAAVSSLGAGTVLLTIIGFAALYTTLIVIEMGLMIKAIKQGPEPDDEPEAVLISETLVPAAE
- the cydB gene encoding cytochrome d ubiquinol oxidase subunit II; this translates as MILHELIDYETLRLIWWLLLGVLLIAFATTGGFDLGVGTLLPFVARTDTERRVAINTIGATWEGNQVWLILGGGAIFAAWPPLYAVSFSGFYLAMFAILFALILRPVGFKYRSKRESTNWRNGWDWALFVGGFVPSLIFGVAVGNVLQGVPFRFADDMRIFYEGSFFALLNPYALLCGLLSLAMLTMHGAAWLVLKSSGSVAERARRYGSIAALGVIVLFALGGLFLWIGVGGYRITSEISPIGPSNPLLKTVALEKGAWLANYAAHSWMITAPVLGFVGAALAFIAMRARREVMTLLFSKVAIFGIISTVGLSMFPFILPSSLDPRSSLTVWDASSSHMTLFIMLVVTVIFLPIIFAYTAWVYKVLWGKIDEKSVTDKNSHAY
- the cydX gene encoding cytochrome bd-I oxidase subunit CydX; translation: MWYFAWILGLPLAAAFAVLNAMWYELMDDAARNKASEPRK
- a CDS encoding aldo/keto reductase, with product MTSDQPIRWGIIGPGTIARTFADGVAHSRTGKLVAIATRNPAKPGLADGFSGARIVDGYEALLSDKEIDAIYIAVPHTGHAEWAIKAARAGKHILVEKPIALSAYDAEAVYYEAKKAGVFAGEAFMYRVHPQTQKLVELVKSGVIGTVRIIRSSFGFNMGSYKPEHRLFANDTAGGGILDVGGYPVSMARLISGAAEGKAFLEPEKVSGVAHLGESGVDEWASAVLKFPNEIIAEVSCSIMAQQDNVLRIIGSEGRIEVQDFWFASGHKGGVGKIEIFKGGSRETVELREDRWLYSFEADAAGDAIRAGRTEFSSPGMSWADSIGNLRVLDQWRASVGLEYGVEKASKRTANIAGGTVARGNGVPQRQIPGISKPASVVTLGFEFFPNFASASLTLDAFYEAGGNAFDTAYVYGGGKTEAIFGDWHTSRKVPREEIVLIGKGAHSPLCYPDMIAKQLDQTLSRLKTDYVDIYFMHRDNTDVPVGEFVDAMDAEVKRGRIRGIFGGSNWTRTRFDEAIAYAEKTGKTAPAALSNNFSLAEMLDPIWAGCVAASDDDWKKWLNEKQIPNFAWSSQGRGFFTDRAGRDKRDDEEIVRVWYSERNFGRRDRAIELANKLGRNPIHIALAYVIAQPFPVIPLIGPRTVAELEDSLSALDIKLTPDQVKWLEG